A window from Primulina huaijiensis isolate GDHJ02 chromosome 13, ASM1229523v2, whole genome shotgun sequence encodes these proteins:
- the LOC140991355 gene encoding putative 3,4-dihydroxy-2-butanone kinase — translation MDFRSKKLINDPNDVVTEFIEGLVETYPRLQYLDGFPKVKVVLRADISAATYDKVAVISGGGSGHEPAHAGFVGEGMLTAAICGDVFASPPVDSILAGIRAVSGSMGCLLIVKNYTGDRLNFGLAAEQAKSEGYAVEMVIVGDDCALPPPRGIAGRRGLAGAIFVHKVAGAAAAAGLSLTEVAAEAKRASEMVGTMGVALSVCTLPGQVTPDRLGPGKMELGLGIHGEPGAAVADLQPVDIVVSHVLKQILSTETNYVPITRGSRIVLMVNGLGATPLMELMIAAGKAVPVLQLEHGLAVDRVYTGSFMTSLDMAGFSITVMKADQKILNRLDAPTKAPNWPVGADGRPPAKIPIPLPLSRSTKNDESLSRPEQLSPQGFILEMVIEAAATAVINIKDSLNEWDSKVGDGDCGSTMFRGASAILEDMKKYYPLNDPAEAIKETGSSIRKVMGGTSGILYDIFFKAAYAQLKADCNPIVTPLHWANALEAAIAAVSKYGGASAGYRTLLDALIPASSVLKEKLTAGEDPVDAFVVSAEAAVAGAESTKNMQAQAGRSSYVSADILASVPDPGAMAAASWYRAAALAVKDKYHAS, via the exons ATGGATTTCCGGAGCAAAAAACTCATCAATGACCCGAACG ATGTGGTGACGGAGTTCATTGAAGGTCTGGTGGAAACTTATCCGAGGTTGCAGTATTTGGACGGGTTTCCTAAA GTCAAAGTTGTTTTACGTGCAGATATTTCTGCTGCTACATACGACAAAGTTGCCGTCATATCAG GAGGTGGAAGTGGTCATGAGCCCGCTCATGCTGGATTTGTTGGTGAAGGGATGCTGACAGCAGCAATCTGTGGGGATGTTTTCGCGTCTCCTCCTGTTGACTCCATTCTTGCA GGAATTCGAGCGGTGAGTGGTTCTATGGGATGCCTTTTGATTGTCAAG AATTACACGGGCGACCGTTTAAATTTTGGTTTGGCCGCTGAGCAAGCTAAATCTGAAGGTTATGCAGTGGAG ATGGTTATTGTTGGTGATGACTGTGCTCTACCACCTCCAAGAGGCATAGCTGGGCGAAGAGGGTTAGCCGGCGCTATTTTTGTTCATAAG GTTGCTggggcagcagcagcagctggTCTCTCTTTAACTGAAGTTGCTGCTGAAGCTAAACGGGCATCAGAAATGGTTGGCACAATGGGTGTTGCATTGTCGGTTTGCACACTGCCAGGTCAAGTCACACCAGATCGTTTAGGCCCTGGAAAAATGGAGCTTGGTCTTGGAATT CATGGCGAGCCAGGTGCTGCCGTGGCTGACCTCCAACCTGTAGACATTGTGGTCTCTCATGTCCTGAAGCAGATATTGTCAACA GAAACAAACTATGTTCCTATTACACGGGGCAGTAGAATTGTTCTCATGGTTAATGG GTTAGGAGCCACTCCTCTGATGGAACTTATGATCGCAGCTGGAAAAGCTGTTCCCGTGTTGCAGCTAGAACATGGATTGGCTGTTGATAGGGTCTATACTGGGTCTTTTATGACCTCTTTGGATATGGCGG GATTTTCAATCACCGTGATGAAGGCAGACCAAAAGATTTTGAATCGATTGGATGCCCCAACGAAGGCCCCAAATTGGCCTGTTGGTGCTGATG GCCGCCCACCCGCTAAAATTCCCATTCCTCTTCCTCTATCTCGTTCAACAAAGAATGATGAG TCATTGAGTCGTCCCGAACAGCTAAGTCCTCAGGGTTTTATTCTTGAAATGGTTATTGAAGCAGCAGCTACCGCAGTTATCAATATCAAAGACAGCTTAAATGAATGGGACAGCAAAGTTGGTGATGGTGACTGTGGATCAACT ATGTTTAGAGGTGCATCAGCCATTCTTGAAGACATGAAAAAATA TTATCCACTGAACGATCCTGCGGAGGCAATCAAAGAAACTGGATCTTCTATTAGAAAAGTCATGGGAGGAACTAGTGGCATCCT ATATGACATATTCTTTAAGGCGGCATATGCTCAGTTGAAAGCGGATTGTAATCCAATCGTTACACCACTACATT GGGCTAATGCTCTTGAAGCTGCTATCGCTGCTGTCAGTAAATATGGAGGTGCCAGTGCTGGCTACCGTACGCTATTGGATGCTCTTATTCCGGCATCCTCCGTACTTAAGGAG AAATTGACTGCTGGAGAAGATCCCGTCGATGCCTTTGTTGTCTCAGCTGAAGCAGCAGTTGCAGGTGCTGAGTCAACAAAAAACATGCAAGCACAG GCGGGTCGTTCATCATATGTCTCGGCAGATATTCTTGCATCAGTTCCCGATCCAGGGGCGATGGCTGCAGCTTCTTGGTATCGAGCAGCAGCCTTAGCTGTCAAGGATAAGTACCATGCATCGTGA
- the LOC140991046 gene encoding uncharacterized protein isoform X1: MLGGAIKNLPARLAMVAKSTDYGCGRKVKRREVLERKKSIEGIIGAASSLKDHLSCFPQFRHHHKNGLYIHLESVRGNKLSLYAKRYVQELLKLNMEAPYGPEWPAEEKIKRREMISEEARYIFVHEISNKDSDKVSDLMGKRRTCNCSGPIIGFVHYRFIMEEEVPVVYVYELQLEPRVQGKGLGKILMQLVELIACENKMGAVVLTVQRANSSAMDFYIGKLRWLCFATSTSSRHSYSHLYPYVLCFTRSLTPE; this comes from the exons ATGTTGGGAGGTGCCATCAAGAACTTGCCCGCGAGATTGGCGATGGTGGCAAAATCAACTGATTATGGCTGCGGAAGAAAGGTTAAAAGAAGAGAG GTGCTGGAGAGAAAGAAATCAATCGAAGGAATAATTGGAGCTGCTTCTTCCTTGAAAGACCATCTTTCTTGCTTCCCACAGTTCCGCCACCACCATAAAAATG GCTTGTATATACATTTGGAGTCCGTACGTGGGAATAAGCTCTCACTTTATGCAAAACGATATGTGCAAGAGCTTCTTAAG TTAAATATGGAGGCACCCTATGGACCTGAATGGCCAGCAGAAGAAAAGATTAAGCGGAGGGAAATGATTTCAGAGGAAGCTCGATATATTTTTGTGCATGAGATCTCAAATAAAGATTCTGACAAAGTGTCTGACTTAATGGGCAAGAGGAGGACATGTAATTGCAGTGGCCCAATCATTGGTTTTGTGCATTACCGATTCATTATGGAGGAAGAAGTGCCTGTTGTCTATGTTTATGAATTACAGCTTGAGCCCCGTGTTCAAGGAAAGGGACTAGGGAAAATCTTAATGCAATTGGTAGAGCTTATTGCTTGTGAG AATAAAATGGGAGCTGTGGTGCTAACTGTTCAAAGAGCCAATTCGTCAGCAATGGACTTCTACATCGGTAAACTTAG GTGGCTTTGTTTTGCTACGTCAACTAGTTCCAGACACAGTTATTCACATCTGTATCCCTATGTGCTGTGCTTCACCCGGTCCCTTACACCCGAATGA
- the LOC140991046 gene encoding uncharacterized protein isoform X2, with protein MLGGAIKNLPARLAMVAKSTDYGCGRKVKRREVLERKKSIEGIIGAASSLKDHLSCFPQFRHHHKNGLYIHLESVRGNKLSLYAKRYVQELLKLNMEAPYGPEWPAEEKIKRREMISEEARYIFVHEISNKDSDKVSDLMGKRRTCNCSGPIIGFVHYRFIMEEEVPVVYVYELQLEPRVQGKGLGKILMQLVELIACENKMGAVVLTVQRANSSAMDFYIGKLRYLISAISPSRVDPLGVQKSYEILCKTFDHEARVILEAAQDTAVDA; from the exons ATGTTGGGAGGTGCCATCAAGAACTTGCCCGCGAGATTGGCGATGGTGGCAAAATCAACTGATTATGGCTGCGGAAGAAAGGTTAAAAGAAGAGAG GTGCTGGAGAGAAAGAAATCAATCGAAGGAATAATTGGAGCTGCTTCTTCCTTGAAAGACCATCTTTCTTGCTTCCCACAGTTCCGCCACCACCATAAAAATG GCTTGTATATACATTTGGAGTCCGTACGTGGGAATAAGCTCTCACTTTATGCAAAACGATATGTGCAAGAGCTTCTTAAG TTAAATATGGAGGCACCCTATGGACCTGAATGGCCAGCAGAAGAAAAGATTAAGCGGAGGGAAATGATTTCAGAGGAAGCTCGATATATTTTTGTGCATGAGATCTCAAATAAAGATTCTGACAAAGTGTCTGACTTAATGGGCAAGAGGAGGACATGTAATTGCAGTGGCCCAATCATTGGTTTTGTGCATTACCGATTCATTATGGAGGAAGAAGTGCCTGTTGTCTATGTTTATGAATTACAGCTTGAGCCCCGTGTTCAAGGAAAGGGACTAGGGAAAATCTTAATGCAATTGGTAGAGCTTATTGCTTGTGAG AATAAAATGGGAGCTGTGGTGCTAACTGTTCAAAGAGCCAATTCGTCAGCAATGGACTTCTACATCGGTAAACTTAGGTA TCTTATCTCTGCAATTTCACCATCAAGGGTTGATCCATTG GGAGTACAAAAAAGCTATGAGATTCTTTGTAAAACATTTGACCATGAAGCTCGAGTAATATTGGAG GCAGCGCAAGATACTGCAGTCGACGCATGA
- the LOC140990901 gene encoding uncharacterized protein, producing MICFAFPGSNFFCVNRLHLQARINTTSKPRSELYKNWPLEVYLYRISSRLNLSLAFKSSAMVENASDAASTVMLTSGASGRLNALLSLRLLKSLWLLLINAFLLIFLLPFRGRRSAEKGGSGGGGKEEKPQGKVVRVPAAMVPRKNTSAAVDKEVAARRTLAIKRVVEDNGDGDVKDRVRDFSLLVSSRGDTIFTQSWTPANVEVRGLVVLLHGLNEHSGRYSDFAKKLNANGFKVYGMDWIGHGGSDGLHAYVHSLDYAVNDMKMFLSKVLTENPALPCFCFGHSTGGAIILKAVLDPKVRERVSGVVLTSPAVGVQPSHPIFSVLAPVFSFLLPRYQLSAANKRGIAVSRDPDALVAKYSDPLVFTGSIRVRTGYEILCITTYLQQNLSRLTVPFLVLHGTADSVTDPTASQKLYNEAASTDKTIKLYEGFLHDLLFEPEKEEIMDDIIAWLNIRL from the exons ATGATTTGCTTTGCATTTCCGgggtcaaattttttttgcgTAAATCGGCTTCATTTGCAAGCAAGAATTAATACAACCTCAAAACCCAGATCGGAGTTGTACAAAAACTGGCCTTTAGAGGTGTATCTATATCGGATTTCGTCAAGGTTGAATCTTTCATTGGCGTTCAAGTCGTCAGCAATGGTGGAGAACGCAAGCGATGCGGCGAGCACCGTCATGCTGACGTCGGGGGCTAGCGGAAGGCTAAATGCTTTGTTGTCCTTGCGCTTGTTGAAAAGCCTGTGGCTGCTGCTGATCAACGCTTTTCTTCTGATTTTTCTGCTGCCATTTCGGGGGAGGAGGTCGGCGGAGAAAGGTGGCAGCGGCGGCGGAGGAAAGGAGGAGAAGCCTCAGGGGAAGGTGGTGAGGGTGCCCGCGGCGATGGTGCCAAGGAAGAACACCTCCGCGGCGGTTGACAAGGAGGTGGCAGCGCGGCGGACTTTGGCCATTAAGAGGGTGGTGGAGGATAATGGTGATGGGGATGTTAAGGACAGGGTGAGGGATTTTTCTCTGTTGGTTTCATCCAGAGGTGACACCATATTCACACAATCGTGGACACCTGCTAATGTTGAAGTCAG GGGATTGGTTGTCCTTTTGCATGGCTTGAACGAACACAG TGGCAGATATAGTGATTTTGCAAAGAAACTGAATGCAAATGGCTTCAAGGTTTATGGAATGGATTGGATTG GACATGGTGGGAGTGATGGACTGCATGCATACGTGCATTCTCTTGATTATGCCGTAAACGATATG AAAATGTTCCTTAGCAAGGTTTTAACTGAAAATCCAGCACTTCCTTGCTTCTGCTTTGGTCACTCAACCGGTGGAGCAATAATCTTGAAG GCAGTACTTGACCCAAAGGTGAGAGAACGTGTATCTGGTGTAGTATTGACTTCACCTGCTGTAGGTGTTCAGCCATCCCATCCTATATTTTCG GTTCTGGCTCCTGTTTTTTCATTCTTGTTACCAAGATATCAATTGAGTGCTGCAAACAAGAGGGGTATCGCAGTGTCCAGGGATCCAGATGCACTGGTGGCCAAGTATTCCGATCCACTAGTGTTTACTGGTTCCATCAGAGTAAGAACCGGCTATGAAATTCTGTGCATAACTACCTACTTGCAACAGAACTTGAGCCGATTAACAGTGCCGTTTCTGGTCCTTCATGGAACAGCAGATTCAGTGACAGATCCCACAGCCTCTCAGAAGTTATATAACGAGGCTGCATCAACTGACAAAACGATCAAGCTCTACGAAGGGTTCTTGCATGATTTACTTTTCGAGCCCGAAAAAGAAGAAATCATGGATGACATAATTGCATGGTTGAATATTAGATTGTGA